One Fictibacillus halophilus genomic window, TATGTTCCAACTTTTTGGACGAGGCTATTTCTTAGGTATTCCGGTTCCAGCGATCACGATGATGCTTGCTTTTGCAGCGTTTTGGGTGATCCTTCATAAAACACCGTTCGGACGAAAAACGTATGCAATCGGCGGTAACGAAAAAGCAGCAATCATTTCAGGAATTAAAGTAACTAAAGTAAAAGTCATGATCTATTCACTAGCAGGACTATTAGCAGCACTAGCTGGGGCCATCCTTACGTCCCGTTTAAACTCTGCTCAACCGACTGCCGGTACCTCGTATGAACTCGACGCGATCGCAGCAGTTGTTCTAGGTGGAACAAGCTTATCGGGTGGCCGCGGACTGATCGTTGGAACATTGATCGGCGCATTAATCATCGGAACGTTGAACAACGGTTTGAATCTATTAGGTGTATCTTCGTTCTTCCAAATGGTCGTAAAAGGTATCGTTATTCTGATCGCGGTATTGATCGACCGTAAAAAAGCAGCTTAGGAGGGTTTCTAAATGAAAAAAGCATTATTACTCGTCATGTCTTTATCTGTTTTCTTATTAGGTGCCTGTTCTTTAGAGCCCCCTTCATGGGCAAAGCCGGCTAAAAAAGGTGATGGCGAAAAAATTAAAATTGGTTTATCCGTTTCAACGCTTAACAATCCGTTCTTCGTATCGATGAAAAACGGCGTGATCGATGAAGCGAAAAAGCAAGGTGCGGAAGTAATTGTTGTCGATGCACAGAATGATTCTGCGAAACAAGTAAACGATGTAGAAGATCTTTTGCAGCAAGGCATTGATACTCTGTTGATCAATCCAACAGATTCAGCAGCGATCTCAACCGCTGTTCAATCTGCGAACAACCTTGATGTTCCGGTTGTCACACTAGACCGCTCAACAGATAAGGGAGATGTAGCCACGCTTGTTGCCTCAGATAATGTAAAAGGCGGCCAGATGGCGGGTGACTTTATAGCAGAAAAGCTCGGTGAAGGAGCAAAGGTAGCTGAATTAGAAGGCGTACCTGGAGCTTCAGCAACACGTGAGCGTGGAAAAGGCTTCCACAATGTAGCTGATCAAAAGTTAGACGTTGTTGCCAAACAAACGGCTGACTTTGATCGAACAAAAGGATTAAACGTCATGGAGAACGTCCTTCAAGGAAATCCAGATATTAAAGCGGTTTTCGCTCATAACGATGAGATGGCGCTAGGCGCACTTCAGGCGATCAACAGCTCTGGTCGAGATGTGCTCGTTGTTGGCTTTGACGGAAATGAAGACGCAATCAATGCTGTAAAAGAAGGAAAGCTTGCAGCAACCGTCGCACAACAGCCTGACCTGATCGGTGAACTTGCAGTAAAAGCAGCGTCTGACGTACTAGCAGGAAAGAAAGTAGAAAAGAAAATTGCAGCACCACTGAAGTTGATGGTGAAAGAAGAATAGTTGAACAGAGTAGAATAATAGTAGAATGAATGAAGTTAGAAAAGGCCGACTGGATGCAAGCGTTACATGCTTGTACCTAGTCGGCCTTTTGAATTGTGTGTAAATTGTTTGGGGTCTGACCCGGGGTCAGACCCCATTTCCCACGTTATTTCCCGAAGATGGCGAACACCATGCGGTCTTTGCCGCTGATGTCTTCCTTTACATACACATCCGCACCAGGAAACGTGACACGAAGCATGCCCGCTACCGTCTCCCCCTGCCCCGCTCCTACTTCAAAGCCTACGATCGCTTTTTCTTTTAGAACGAGCGGCAGTTCTTCCATGAATCGTCGATAGAACACATAGCCGTCTTCCCCGCCACTTAGTGCCCTCATCGGTTCACGGTCTTTTACGATCGTTTCAAGGACCGCGATCTCATGATCAGGAATGTAAGGCGGATTCGATACGACTACATCAAGTTTTTCCCCACTACTAATAAAAGGCTGTAAAAGGTCACCATGCAGGAATGTAACCTCTGCAGCAAGTCGATCAGCGTTTCCTTTTGCTACCTCAATCGATTCTTCTGCAATATCAACCGTGAATACGTTCAAACGTTTATCTTCAAGAGCTAATGAGATCGAAATGGCTCCACTTCCCGTTCCGATATCTGCAACTGTAACCGTCTCATCATCACGAAAATGCTCTGAGATAAGAGTTAGTGTGTGTTCGACTAACTCTTCTGTTTCCGGTCTTGGGATTAAGACTTCTTCGTTCACAAAAAACGTTCGGCCGTAAAATTCTTCTTTACCGGTAATATACTGAACAGGCTCGCCTTCAACGTGACGAGCGACAGCAGCCTTAAGCTGATCAAGATTCTCTTCACTCATCACATCATGAAGGCGCATGAGCATCTCTGTTCGGTTTACATCGCCTAAAACATGTCTCATCAAAATTTCTGCCGCAAAGCTTTCACGTCCGTTTTCAGCTAAAAAAGAAGAAGCCCACGCGAGGGCTTCATGAACTTTTGTACTCATTTTACGCGTCCGCCTGAGCTTTCATCTTGCTTGTTTGGTCTTCTGTAATGAGTGCTTCAACGAACTCATCCATCTTACCAAGTAAGATCTGATCTAGCTTTTGAATTGTTAGACCGATACGGTGATCGGTAACACGGTTTTGCGGGAAGTTGTACGTACGAATACGCTCTGAACGGTCACCTGATCCTACCGCACTCTTACGTGTCTCATCGTACTCTTTTTGTATTTCTCGTTGAATCTTATCATAAACACGCGCACGAAGAACCTTCATCGCTTTTTCTTTGTTCTTGATCTGTGATTTTTCATCCTGACACGATACAACCGTACCTGTAGGAACATGTGTTAAACGAACCGCTGATTGAGTCGTGTTTACAGACTGACCCCCAGGACCAGAAGATGTAAACGTATCAACACGAACGTCTTTTTCGTGAATCTCAACTTCAACTTCCTCAGCCTCTGGAAGTACAGCAACCGTCGCTGTAGACGTATGGATACGTCCGCCTGATTCTGTTGAAGGGACACGCTGAACACGGTGTGCGCCGTTTTCATATTTAAGCTTCGAATAAGCCCCAGCACCATTGATCATAAAGATGATCTCTTTGTATCCGCCAAGTTCTGTGTATGAAGCTTCGATTACTTCGGACTTCCATCCTTGCATCTCTGCATAGCGTGTGTACATACGGTAAAGGTCGCCTGCAAAAAGAGCTGCCTCGTCTCCACCTGCTGCACCACGAACCTCGACGATAACGTTCTTGTCGTCGTTCGGATCTTTTGGAAGCAATAGGATCTTTAACTGAGCGGTAAACTCTTCGATCTGTTGATTAAGACCAGAGATCTCTTCTTTTACCATCGCAGTCATTTCAGCATCAAGCTTATCTTCGAGCATCATTTTAGCTTCATCCAATTGCTCTTTCGCTTCTTTAAACTCACGATAAACCGCTACCGTTTCTTGAAGGGAAGATTGCTCTTTTGAATAATCGCGCAGCTTGTTCGTATCATTTATAACCTCAGGGTCGCTGAGTAATTCATTTAACTTGTCATATCTTGCTTCGATCGTCTCTAAACGTTCTAACATGGTTTTTCACCTCTGTTTTATATGCATAACATTATAATTATAGACTATTACAGGGCTTACAGTCAAAAGCAAAAAGGAACGAAATCAATAAAAAAGGCCGCCCTTTCCTTAAAAAGAGAGCCTTTATGAAACTTGAGACGATATTTACATTTTTCGTTTTTGCAGCGACTCTCTCATCGATTCAGCCAATTCTTTCACGTCGATCAATCTTTGAACTTTTTCAGCATCTTTTACAAACCCATACTTGATCTGATTGGTTTCTGTTACGGATATCCGTGCTGGGTGTTTTTCGATCAGCAACATCTCATCACCTGCTGCAACCATCCCTTCTTTTAGAACACGAAGGTAATAACCGGTTCGGCCCGTATCTACTACCTTTTTGATCATATCCGGCCGACAAAGAATTGATGCTAATGTCTGACAGGGTTGACGAGGCTGGGTGATCTGCACGATCGCGTCTCCCAGAGAAAACACGTCACCGATAAAAACATCATCCTCTAAAAGACCCATAACTGTAAGGTTTTCACCGAAAGATGGGATAGATAACGGCACTTCTAAATTCAGTTCCGTCGTCCACTTTTCATAATGCTCAAAGGGATACACACAGACTGCTTTATCGGATCCACCATGGTGCTTCGTATTCCCCACTCCGTCACCTTCAAAGTGTGTTTTATGTAAATACACAGGTTGTTGCTGCGGCGTTTTGTTGTAGGCTGTAAAAAAAGTTTTATTTTGAGTCTCCACTTCTTCTGGCAGCTTAATGTTTAACGAAGCTATATTCCCCTTCATTCCCCTCACCTCACGAAAAGCATAGCACAGGACAAAAGGAAATTAATAGGAAAAGATATTCCGACGCAACTGCTCGTAATCGATACGTTCTTGGTTCATTCGAATCGCTTTCGTCAGCTCCTCGATCACCACTTTTTCGTTCGTAATCACATTAAACACATAAGGAATGGTCGCAAAATGCCCCAGAAAATGTGTACAACCGACATAACGCGGATTGTCAGTTTGGTAATCATGTTTATATTTAATGATAAAATTGCCCATGCCTTCATAGACAGGATCCAATGGTTTTTGTTCAAGCTTCTTTATCAGTGTATGAATCGGCTGAACCGGTGCGTTCCAGTCCGTTCCGTTCGATTTGATCTCTAGCACAGTCCACCACCTCTTTCTACTATCATAGTTCGTTTTAACTCTGTACTTCTTGTTGGTCAAAGTGAAGAGAGTTGTGGCATCATACTTATAAACGTTACTTTTTTCGGAACAATGGGAATACTATATGGTTAGAGAGACGTAAGGAGCTGATCAGATGAAATATTGCATTATTGGTGGCGATGCGGCTGGCATGAGTGCCGCGATGCAGATTGTTCGAAATGAAAAAGATGCTGACATAACAGTTCTTGAAAAAGGCGGTATCTATTCTTATGGACAATGTGGACTTCCTTATGTTGTAGGCGGGCTCATCCCTTCTACTGATGAGCTTATTGCTCGCAGTATTGAGACGTTCCGTGAAAAATACGGCATGGATGCTCGTACGTTTCACGAGGTAAAGGCTATAGATACGCACTCTAAAACAGTGTCTGGTTTACATACGAAGACAGGGAAACCATTTGAGGTGCCTTATGATAAGCTTTTAGTTGCCACAGGTGTGAGTCCGATCATACCGAAGCAATGGACAG contains:
- the rbsC gene encoding ribose ABC transporter permease RbsC, with product MKTSPAKVNHVENLMQKLGPLLGLLILVTIVSILNPSFLEPLNLLNLLRQVAINALIAFGMTFVILTGGIDLSVGAILALSSALMAGMIVSGVDPMLAILIGCLLGAVMGAINGLLITKGKMAPFIATLATMTIFRGLTLVYTDGNPITGLGESYMFQLFGRGYFLGIPVPAITMMLAFAAFWVILHKTPFGRKTYAIGGNEKAAIISGIKVTKVKVMIYSLAGLLAALAGAILTSRLNSAQPTAGTSYELDAIAAVVLGGTSLSGGRGLIVGTLIGALIIGTLNNGLNLLGVSSFFQMVVKGIVILIAVLIDRKKAA
- the rbsB gene encoding ribose ABC transporter substrate-binding protein RbsB — its product is MKKALLLVMSLSVFLLGACSLEPPSWAKPAKKGDGEKIKIGLSVSTLNNPFFVSMKNGVIDEAKKQGAEVIVVDAQNDSAKQVNDVEDLLQQGIDTLLINPTDSAAISTAVQSANNLDVPVVTLDRSTDKGDVATLVASDNVKGGQMAGDFIAEKLGEGAKVAELEGVPGASATRERGKGFHNVADQKLDVVAKQTADFDRTKGLNVMENVLQGNPDIKAVFAHNDEMALGALQAINSSGRDVLVVGFDGNEDAINAVKEGKLAATVAQQPDLIGELAVKAASDVLAGKKVEKKIAAPLKLMVKEE
- the prmC gene encoding peptide chain release factor N(5)-glutamine methyltransferase; translation: MSTKVHEALAWASSFLAENGRESFAAEILMRHVLGDVNRTEMLMRLHDVMSEENLDQLKAAVARHVEGEPVQYITGKEEFYGRTFFVNEEVLIPRPETEELVEHTLTLISEHFRDDETVTVADIGTGSGAISISLALEDKRLNVFTVDIAEESIEVAKGNADRLAAEVTFLHGDLLQPFISSGEKLDVVVSNPPYIPDHEIAVLETIVKDREPMRALSGGEDGYVFYRRFMEELPLVLKEKAIVGFEVGAGQGETVAGMLRVTFPGADVYVKEDISGKDRMVFAIFGK
- the prfA gene encoding peptide chain release factor 1, producing the protein MLERLETIEARYDKLNELLSDPEVINDTNKLRDYSKEQSSLQETVAVYREFKEAKEQLDEAKMMLEDKLDAEMTAMVKEEISGLNQQIEEFTAQLKILLLPKDPNDDKNVIVEVRGAAGGDEAALFAGDLYRMYTRYAEMQGWKSEVIEASYTELGGYKEIIFMINGAGAYSKLKYENGAHRVQRVPSTESGGRIHTSTATVAVLPEAEEVEVEIHEKDVRVDTFTSSGPGGQSVNTTQSAVRLTHVPTGTVVSCQDEKSQIKNKEKAMKVLRARVYDKIQREIQKEYDETRKSAVGSGDRSERIRTYNFPQNRVTDHRIGLTIQKLDQILLGKMDEFVEALITEDQTSKMKAQADA
- a CDS encoding MOSC domain-containing protein, whose amino-acid sequence is MKGNIASLNIKLPEEVETQNKTFFTAYNKTPQQQPVYLHKTHFEGDGVGNTKHHGGSDKAVCVYPFEHYEKWTTELNLEVPLSIPSFGENLTVMGLLEDDVFIGDVFSLGDAIVQITQPRQPCQTLASILCRPDMIKKVVDTGRTGYYLRVLKEGMVAAGDEMLLIEKHPARISVTETNQIKYGFVKDAEKVQRLIDVKELAESMRESLQKRKM